The following are from one region of the Acidobacteriota bacterium genome:
- a CDS encoding MbtH domain protein — MSDLVERLTTEQPIEASLRPEPSLKLFKACLDRGYVHLKFTGTRGGTELGVRLDPEASDLSAADFDAGEGEVKLVGDLTLDYQRVRCHGTIDLATLKGTGHLEPLPDPPPAAESSSGDSAVVH, encoded by the coding sequence ATGAGCGACCTCGTAGAACGCCTGACCACCGAACAGCCCATTGAAGCCAGCCTCCGGCCGGAGCCGAGCCTGAAACTCTTCAAGGCCTGTCTCGACCGCGGCTATGTCCATCTCAAGTTCACCGGTACCCGCGGCGGAACCGAACTCGGCGTCCGCCTCGACCCGGAGGCGAGCGACCTCTCCGCCGCCGACTTCGACGCCGGCGAGGGCGAAGTCAAGCTGGTCGGCGACCTCACCCTCGACTACCAGCGGGTGCGCTGCCACGGCACCATCGATCTGGCGACCTTGAAGGGCACCGGCCACCTGGAGCCCCTACCGGACCCACCGCCGGCGGCGGAGTCCAGCAGCGGCGACAGCGCAGTTGTTCACTAG
- a CDS encoding class I tRNA ligase family protein has translation MKIQKVDSEKFYTAYGIRCQQVYPWQGVTDTPFFTAWAVVPPGGIARAHKHQEHESFVIVKGRGRMTIDGESREVEPGDVVLMEPFTTHELVNLSDDEELMFLDLAWEDLIEAVGRNDAALANGHSSGEPTRRVLATATPPTPNGDLHVGHLSGPYLSADLFTRYHRMRGRDAAYLTGVDDHQSYTEAKGEVIGETARAVADRFGDAIEGTLELADIRLDVFARPKTSPYHVERTQEVFRRMVDNGSIVAREAPTPYCVSCECYLFEAYIVGRCPHCGESSHGNACEPCARPNDCADLLDATCVHCGNTPELRPYRRFYFPLAPFAERLEAFWDRTHMGPHLRALCDTMLDEGLPDIAVSQQTDWGVRVPIEGYEDQAIYVWFEMAPGFLAATEELGEGREDAFWRTDDAEVVQFFGFDNGYFFAVLFPAIFMAYDEAIRLPTTFVTNEFYRYEGSKFSTSRNHAMWGRELLDRVPADVARFYLAWDGPETEQTNFTFAELQDTVDRELSNHWQGWLHDLHGKLADSDYTVPSTGAWSDDQQRFFQQLIDLVAEAAAAYEARSFSPQRAARVAVELVRLARRFSAAQTHWKGLPGRYEIWRTALALEVLAAKTLAMITAPLMPSFADRLWRTLGQEGSIENARWEEIPQFVPGGRRVKGLDAPWFAASETLEVAAS, from the coding sequence ATGAAAATACAGAAAGTAGATTCCGAGAAGTTCTACACGGCCTACGGTATCCGGTGCCAACAGGTGTATCCGTGGCAAGGCGTCACCGATACTCCCTTCTTCACCGCTTGGGCCGTGGTTCCGCCGGGCGGCATTGCCCGCGCCCACAAGCACCAGGAGCACGAGAGTTTCGTCATCGTCAAGGGCCGCGGCCGGATGACCATCGACGGCGAGAGCCGCGAGGTGGAGCCCGGCGACGTGGTCTTGATGGAGCCCTTCACGACCCACGAATTGGTCAACCTTTCGGACGACGAGGAGTTGATGTTCCTCGACCTCGCCTGGGAGGACTTGATCGAGGCGGTGGGGCGCAACGACGCCGCCCTAGCCAACGGCCACTCAAGCGGCGAGCCGACCCGCCGGGTGCTGGCGACGGCGACACCGCCGACGCCCAATGGCGATCTCCACGTGGGGCACCTGTCCGGTCCCTACCTGTCGGCGGATCTCTTTACCCGCTACCACCGCATGCGCGGCCGCGACGCCGCCTACCTGACGGGCGTTGACGACCACCAGAGCTACACCGAAGCCAAGGGGGAGGTGATCGGCGAGACGGCCCGTGCCGTGGCCGACCGCTTCGGCGACGCGATCGAGGGCACCCTCGAACTTGCCGACATCCGTCTCGACGTCTTTGCCCGGCCAAAGACGTCGCCGTACCACGTCGAGCGCACGCAGGAGGTCTTCCGCCGGATGGTGGACAACGGTTCCATCGTGGCGCGCGAGGCGCCGACGCCGTACTGCGTCTCCTGTGAGTGCTACCTCTTCGAGGCCTACATTGTCGGCCGCTGCCCGCACTGCGGCGAGAGTTCGCACGGCAACGCCTGCGAGCCCTGCGCTCGGCCCAACGACTGCGCCGACCTGCTGGACGCCACCTGTGTCCACTGCGGCAACACTCCGGAACTGCGGCCCTACAGGCGTTTCTACTTTCCCCTGGCGCCCTTCGCGGAGCGCCTCGAAGCCTTCTGGGATCGCACCCACATGGGGCCGCATCTGCGCGCCCTGTGCGACACCATGCTCGACGAAGGCCTGCCGGACATCGCCGTCAGCCAGCAGACCGACTGGGGCGTTCGGGTGCCGATCGAGGGCTACGAGGACCAGGCGATCTACGTCTGGTTCGAGATGGCACCGGGCTTCCTGGCCGCCACTGAAGAATTGGGAGAGGGGCGCGAGGACGCCTTCTGGCGCACCGACGATGCGGAGGTGGTGCAGTTCTTCGGCTTCGACAACGGCTACTTCTTTGCCGTTCTCTTCCCGGCCATCTTCATGGCCTACGACGAGGCCATCCGGCTGCCGACGACCTTCGTGACCAACGAGTTCTACCGCTATGAGGGTTCGAAGTTCTCGACCAGCCGGAACCACGCCATGTGGGGCCGGGAGCTGCTGGATCGGGTGCCGGCCGACGTCGCCCGCTTCTACCTCGCCTGGGACGGTCCCGAGACGGAGCAGACCAACTTCACCTTCGCGGAACTGCAGGACACCGTGGACCGCGAGCTGTCAAACCACTGGCAAGGCTGGCTCCACGATCTGCACGGGAAGCTGGCCGACAGCGACTACACGGTGCCTTCGACGGGCGCCTGGTCAGATGACCAGCAGCGCTTCTTTCAACAGTTGATCGATCTGGTGGCGGAGGCGGCCGCGGCCTATGAGGCGCGTTCCTTCTCGCCTCAGCGGGCGGCGAGGGTGGCCGTGGAACTGGTCCGCCTGGCGCGCCGCTTCAGCGCCGCCCAGACCCACTGGAAGGGCCTGCCCGGACGCTACGAGATATGGCGCACGGCCCTGGCCCTCGAGGTCCTGGCGGCCAAGACGCTGGCGATGATCACAGCGCCGTTGATGCCGTCCTTCGCCGACCGGCTGTGGCGCACTCTGGGGCAAGAAGGCTCCATCGAGAATGCCCGCTGGGAGGAAATTCCACAGTTTGTGCCCGGCGGCCGGCGGGTGAAGGGCCTGGATGCGCCCTGGTTCGCCGCTTCCGAAACCCTCGAGGTCGCGGCGAGCTAG
- a CDS encoding NAD(P)/FAD-dependent oxidoreductase, which produces MRRRFKGLRRQPPEDRYDAVVIGAGVGGLVCANLLVRQGLSVLLVERHYMVGGYCSTFRRGGFTFDAASHFYPLLGNPETLTGKLLLNLGVRTRWVRMDPVDTFHFPDGSRFEVPAELDVYRRRLDHEFPHQRQALDEFFAAVRRAYAKGLMVYFRERPETHLGDLAPLTVTDALDRHISDPKLRLLLTADCPHWGSPPERTSFVFDSMLRLSYFLGNYYPVGGSQAFADELARTFEARGGHILMSTAAERIEVEGDRVAGVRLTTDRGTLRGEYRVAAPVVVSNGDLLHTDRTLLATDRGSRPKSTGDGTYRHLRPSYPCFLVHIGLSDVSPAELAEAQGYYWRHWDPDRVGRDGLICKIFSPTLYDPSLAPEGGQIVILQKVQEIDYPRLEAEGRWAEHKAAVEAEMFGHLARVMPGIEQRVVVRSAASAHTSWRFTGNTQGAMLGWEMSPDQLGSDRPGLEGAAEGLYRVGHWVRPGGGITPVIVSAQQVAQRIFAGAAASNAARASTTLEWSEATSP; this is translated from the coding sequence ATGAGGCGTCGGTTCAAGGGTCTCCGCCGGCAACCTCCCGAAGATCGCTACGACGCGGTGGTCATCGGCGCCGGCGTCGGCGGCCTGGTGTGCGCCAACCTGCTGGTGCGGCAAGGCCTGTCGGTGCTGCTGGTCGAGCGCCACTACATGGTCGGCGGCTACTGCAGCACCTTCCGCCGCGGCGGCTTCACCTTCGACGCGGCCTCGCACTTCTACCCTCTCCTCGGCAACCCGGAAACCCTCACCGGCAAGCTGCTGTTGAACCTCGGAGTGCGCACCCGCTGGGTGCGGATGGACCCGGTGGACACCTTCCACTTTCCAGACGGCAGCCGATTCGAAGTGCCGGCGGAACTCGACGTCTACCGCCGCCGCCTCGACCATGAGTTCCCCCACCAGCGGCAAGCCCTAGATGAGTTCTTCGCCGCCGTCCGCCGGGCCTACGCCAAGGGCCTGATGGTGTACTTCCGCGAGCGCCCGGAGACCCACCTCGGCGACCTGGCGCCGCTCACCGTGACGGACGCCCTCGACCGTCATATCTCCGACCCCAAGCTCCGCCTTCTGCTGACCGCCGACTGCCCGCACTGGGGATCGCCGCCGGAACGCACCTCCTTCGTGTTCGACTCGATGCTGCGGCTGTCGTATTTCCTCGGCAACTACTACCCGGTGGGTGGCTCCCAGGCCTTCGCCGACGAACTCGCCCGCACCTTCGAGGCGCGCGGCGGGCACATCCTGATGAGCACCGCCGCCGAGCGCATCGAGGTGGAGGGCGACCGGGTGGCGGGGGTGCGGTTGACGACGGACCGCGGAACGCTGCGCGGCGAGTACCGGGTGGCGGCACCGGTGGTGGTGTCGAACGGCGACCTCCTGCACACGGACCGAACCCTCCTCGCCACCGATCGCGGTTCGCGGCCGAAGTCCACCGGCGACGGCACCTACCGACACCTGCGGCCGAGCTATCCGTGCTTTCTCGTCCACATCGGCCTGTCGGACGTCTCGCCGGCGGAGCTGGCCGAGGCCCAGGGCTACTACTGGCGCCACTGGGACCCGGACCGGGTGGGCCGCGACGGCTTGATCTGCAAAATCTTCTCGCCGACCCTCTACGATCCCTCCCTAGCTCCGGAAGGTGGGCAGATCGTGATCCTGCAGAAGGTCCAGGAGATCGACTACCCCCGACTGGAGGCGGAGGGCCGCTGGGCGGAGCACAAGGCGGCCGTCGAGGCGGAGATGTTCGGCCATCTGGCGCGGGTGATGCCGGGCATCGAACAACGGGTGGTGGTGCGCTCCGCCGCCTCCGCCCACACATCCTGGCGTTTTACCGGCAATACCCAAGGTGCGATGCTCGGCTGGGAGATGTCACCGGACCAGCTCGGCAGTGACCGGCCGGGCCTCGAGGGCGCCGCCGAAGGCCTGTACCGGGTGGGCCATTGGGTGCGGCCCGGCGGCGGAATCACTCCGGTGATCGTCTCGGCTCAGCAGGTCGCACAGCGGATCTTCGCCGGTGCCGCCGCAAGTAACGCGGCCCGGGCTTCGACGACCCTAGAATGGAGCGAGGCGACCTCCCCATGA
- a CDS encoding nucleotidyltransferase domain-containing protein: MAAETGQELRAKLGTLDISVPRQTEGRTTEARERYCIVHYLRTLETHGLVDFPLRISQGESPDCDVIAGSNRFGLEIVEVISQEFARARTKLEEAPEGSLLEGTTVRLPGIAMDGPIAFGDEPERRWTAEALASVMKKSTKLKDYRAFPAYRLLLYDNSEWRVSTAWTVHELPARLAAAIREEPALQSNAREFSEVSVLRDRVLLFDVTGSGYLLPVPTGETLPPLLPLSRLPVSENRLRAFCDEHKIRKLGFFGSDRNNGFGPHSDIDVLVEFESDARISLFDLVGIEQDLTALVERKVNLRTVPELSRYFREDVVRNELELAYVAS, translated from the coding sequence TTGGCCGCAGAAACCGGCCAAGAACTGCGCGCGAAACTGGGTACCCTCGACATCTCCGTTCCTCGCCAAACGGAGGGTCGAACGACCGAAGCCCGCGAACGCTATTGCATCGTCCACTATCTGCGGACCCTGGAGACTCACGGGCTGGTCGACTTTCCGCTACGGATTTCGCAAGGCGAGAGTCCGGACTGCGACGTCATCGCGGGCTCCAACCGCTTCGGGCTAGAGATTGTCGAGGTGATCTCGCAGGAGTTCGCCAGAGCGAGGACGAAACTCGAGGAGGCACCCGAGGGATCCCTCCTCGAAGGGACAACGGTCCGGCTTCCGGGCATCGCCATGGACGGTCCGATCGCGTTTGGCGACGAGCCGGAACGTAGGTGGACAGCAGAGGCGCTCGCCTCGGTGATGAAGAAGTCCACCAAGTTGAAGGACTACCGCGCCTTCCCAGCCTACCGGTTGCTCCTCTACGACAATTCCGAATGGAGGGTGTCGACAGCTTGGACGGTCCACGAATTGCCGGCCCGGCTGGCGGCGGCGATCCGGGAAGAACCCGCTTTGCAATCCAACGCTCGAGAGTTTTCCGAGGTTTCCGTCCTCCGAGACCGGGTGCTCCTGTTCGACGTCACAGGAAGCGGATATCTCCTGCCGGTGCCCACGGGGGAGACTCTTCCCCCCCTCCTTCCGCTCAGCCGTCTCCCGGTTTCGGAGAACCGCCTTCGTGCTTTTTGCGACGAACACAAGATCCGAAAACTTGGTTTCTTCGGCTCGGATCGCAACAACGGGTTTGGACCCCATAGCGACATCGATGTACTGGTGGAGTTTGAGTCCGACGCCCGAATCAGCCTCTTCGATCTGGTTGGAATCGAACAAGATCTGACCGCGCTCGTGGAGCGAAAGGTTAACCTGCGCACCGTGCCGGAGCTCAGCCGATACTTCCGCGAAGACGTGGTCCGCAACGAACTCGAACTCGCCTATGTTGCCTCGTAG
- a CDS encoding cyclic peptide export ABC transporter, which produces MKFLRFIASRSGRARWILASAAAIGIFSGAASVALIAVIQAALNASGPRLAGIGWTFAFLCVLITATRVLSVVLLAKLGQGVVRELRVDLSRQIAAAPLRQVEELGPNRLLATLTDDINTISQALVFIPPICLNGSIVAGCFLYLGFLDRGLFLLLLAAFVLGAVTYFIPAQLGIRKFHAAREQQDVLFGFFEGLLRGAKELRLHRRRRRVFSNLLSGVADLARKLRVRAALIYSAAEAWGRLLIFVVIGVLLFARPDALAADRAVLTGFTLVLLFMMGPLQALFDSIPSLGMAEVSAKKVASLGFSLDGGTIEDLEILPEKRRSWQRIDLRGVCHTYRREGQEHDFRLGPMDLSFEPGEVVFLVGGNGSGKTTLAKVIVGLYPQEEGEILLDGEPVGEHNRDDYRQLFSVVFSDFYLFDSLLGLEAPDLDEAAGRYLRELQIDHKVEVKDGQLSATELSQGQRKRLALLTAYLEDRDVYVFDEWAADQDPVFKEVFYRRVLPDLKARGKAVLAISHDDRYFHLADRVFKLEDGALRFAGEADDLVTDPAALSGLAPVGF; this is translated from the coding sequence ATGAAGTTTCTTCGCTTCATCGCCAGCCGGTCCGGCCGGGCGCGATGGATTCTCGCGTCGGCGGCGGCGATCGGTATTTTTAGCGGTGCCGCCAGCGTAGCGCTGATCGCCGTCATCCAGGCAGCCTTGAACGCCTCCGGGCCTCGGTTGGCGGGCATCGGCTGGACCTTCGCCTTTCTGTGCGTGTTGATCACCGCCACGCGAGTGCTGTCGGTGGTGTTGCTGGCCAAGCTCGGCCAGGGGGTGGTGCGGGAACTGCGGGTGGATCTCAGCCGGCAGATCGCTGCGGCGCCGCTGCGCCAAGTCGAAGAGCTCGGTCCCAACCGCCTCCTCGCCACCCTGACGGACGACATCAACACCATCTCTCAGGCGTTGGTCTTCATCCCGCCGATCTGCCTCAACGGCTCCATCGTCGCCGGCTGTTTCCTGTACCTGGGCTTTTTGGACCGCGGCCTGTTCTTGCTACTGCTCGCCGCCTTCGTCCTCGGCGCGGTGACCTACTTCATCCCGGCACAGCTCGGAATCCGCAAGTTCCACGCCGCCCGTGAACAGCAGGATGTCCTCTTCGGGTTTTTCGAAGGACTGTTGCGCGGGGCGAAGGAGTTGCGCCTTCATCGCCGGCGCCGGCGGGTGTTTTCGAACCTGCTCTCCGGAGTCGCTGACCTCGCCCGCAAGCTGCGGGTGCGGGCCGCCCTGATCTACTCCGCGGCGGAGGCCTGGGGGCGTTTGCTGATTTTTGTGGTGATCGGGGTTCTGCTCTTCGCCCGGCCGGACGCTCTGGCGGCGGATCGCGCAGTGCTGACCGGCTTCACTCTGGTGCTGTTGTTCATGATGGGGCCGCTGCAGGCGCTGTTCGATTCCATTCCCTCCTTGGGCATGGCGGAAGTATCCGCCAAGAAGGTGGCGAGTCTCGGCTTTTCCTTGGACGGCGGCACCATCGAGGATCTCGAGATCCTGCCGGAGAAGCGCCGGTCGTGGCAACGGATCGATCTGCGCGGTGTGTGCCACACCTACCGCCGCGAGGGGCAGGAGCACGACTTCCGCCTCGGACCCATGGACCTGTCCTTCGAGCCCGGCGAGGTCGTTTTCCTGGTGGGCGGCAACGGTAGCGGCAAGACCACCCTCGCCAAGGTGATCGTCGGCCTCTATCCGCAGGAGGAGGGCGAGATCCTGCTCGACGGCGAGCCGGTGGGGGAGCACAACCGCGACGACTACCGTCAGCTCTTTTCGGTGGTGTTCTCGGACTTCTACCTGTTCGATTCCCTCCTCGGCCTGGAGGCGCCGGACCTCGACGAGGCGGCCGGCCGCTACCTGCGCGAGCTGCAGATCGACCACAAGGTCGAGGTGAAGGATGGGCAGCTTTCCGCCACCGAGCTGTCCCAAGGGCAGAGGAAGCGCCTCGCCTTGCTCACTGCCTACCTGGAGGACCGCGACGTCTACGTGTTCGACGAGTGGGCGGCGGACCAGGATCCGGTGTTCAAGGAGGTCTTCTACCGGCGGGTGCTGCCGGACCTCAAAGCGCGGGGAAAGGCGGTTCTCGCCATCTCCCATGACGACCGCTATTTCCACTTGGCGGATCGGGTGTTCAAGCTCGAAGACGGCGCGCTTCGGTTCGCCGGCGAGGCCGACGATTTGGTGACCGATCCGGCCGCCCTCTCGGGCCTCGCGCCGGTAGGCTTCTGA
- a CDS encoding VCBS repeat-containing protein, whose translation MGDPYAMNQRKKMLLFVLPVLLLVAAVAWSTVRVQERADRLATTGTSAIQLLNELGAGLKEQDIERIAACYADDYSHPQGGRWIAAPVSNRGGVEVAHWREAESGAAVDRGAAVAQMAALFEGVESFEKAKLKLGRVETMDGDDDAVVRSVLWLRGRGEDGKRFESQAKLRLHLARSENASAEGWAIVRQELLEGVTTRGAGSGFTDIAAAAGIGHRARFNPRFKTPEWDPKVFEILPYGSAGVSAADVDNDGWVDLYFADGIEPRLYKNLGPDSEGDLQFADITAEAGLPAEISAVNVALFLDLDNDGDDDLFLGRFMDGSLLLRNDGPDASGIPRFTDLSGEVELGRQFVVVASAADYDADGDLDLYLGRYLDPRVDLPTTLFYTRNGQGNSLLRNDGGFRFTDVTDEAGVREGGLTLGVAWADYDSDGDQDLYVANDFGRNALLRNEGADPTGSVRFSDVSDEAGALDFGFGMSASWGDADNDGDLDLYISNVHSGQRWYGQSTTLYGYLMNSVRQGTVREDFPLYQEIFGYAGADWHDYGDRMVKGNSLLLNDGDGAFREVTETAGTNPFGWYWGSAFLDYDNDGLQDIYANNGWISGRTYDDL comes from the coding sequence ATGGGCGACCCCTATGCCATGAACCAACGCAAGAAAATGCTGCTTTTCGTTCTGCCGGTTCTGCTGCTGGTCGCCGCGGTCGCCTGGAGCACCGTCCGCGTCCAGGAGCGGGCGGACCGGCTGGCTACCACTGGCACCTCCGCCATCCAATTGCTGAACGAACTCGGCGCCGGCTTGAAAGAGCAAGATATCGAGCGCATCGCCGCCTGCTATGCGGACGACTACTCCCACCCACAGGGTGGCCGCTGGATTGCCGCACCGGTTTCCAACCGCGGCGGCGTCGAGGTTGCCCACTGGCGCGAAGCCGAGAGCGGCGCGGCGGTGGACCGCGGCGCGGCGGTGGCGCAGATGGCGGCACTGTTCGAAGGCGTCGAGAGCTTCGAGAAGGCCAAGCTCAAGCTCGGCCGGGTCGAAACCATGGACGGCGACGACGACGCCGTCGTGCGTTCGGTGCTCTGGCTGCGGGGCCGCGGCGAAGACGGCAAGCGGTTCGAAAGCCAGGCCAAGCTCCGCCTCCACTTGGCGCGCTCCGAAAACGCCTCGGCGGAAGGTTGGGCCATCGTCCGCCAGGAACTCCTCGAAGGGGTGACCACCCGCGGCGCGGGCAGCGGCTTCACGGACATTGCGGCGGCCGCCGGCATCGGCCACCGGGCGCGCTTCAACCCACGCTTCAAGACCCCCGAGTGGGATCCGAAAGTCTTCGAAATCCTGCCCTACGGTTCCGCCGGCGTGTCGGCCGCGGACGTCGACAACGACGGCTGGGTGGACCTCTACTTCGCCGACGGCATCGAGCCGCGGCTCTACAAGAACCTCGGTCCGGATTCAGAAGGCGACCTCCAGTTCGCCGACATTACCGCCGAAGCGGGGTTGCCGGCGGAGATTTCTGCGGTCAACGTGGCCTTGTTTCTCGACCTCGACAACGATGGCGACGACGACCTTTTCCTCGGCCGCTTCATGGACGGCAGCCTGCTCTTGCGCAACGACGGTCCGGACGCCTCGGGCATCCCCCGCTTCACGGACCTGAGCGGCGAAGTGGAGCTCGGCCGGCAGTTCGTGGTGGTGGCGAGCGCCGCGGACTACGATGCCGACGGCGACCTCGACCTCTACCTCGGCCGCTACCTCGACCCGCGAGTCGACCTGCCGACCACTCTCTTCTACACCCGCAACGGCCAGGGCAACTCCCTCTTGAGAAACGACGGCGGCTTCCGGTTCACCGACGTGACGGACGAAGCCGGGGTGCGGGAAGGCGGTCTCACCCTGGGCGTCGCCTGGGCGGACTACGACAGCGACGGCGACCAGGACCTCTATGTCGCCAACGACTTCGGCCGAAATGCCCTGCTGCGCAACGAAGGGGCCGACCCAACCGGCAGCGTGCGCTTCTCAGACGTCAGCGACGAGGCCGGCGCCCTCGACTTCGGCTTCGGCATGAGCGCCTCTTGGGGCGACGCGGACAACGACGGCGATCTCGACCTCTACATCTCGAACGTCCACTCCGGCCAGCGCTGGTACGGCCAATCCACCACCCTCTACGGCTACCTGATGAACAGCGTGCGCCAGGGCACCGTGCGGGAGGACTTCCCCCTCTACCAGGAGATCTTCGGCTACGCCGGGGCCGACTGGCACGACTACGGCGACCGCATGGTCAAGGGCAACTCGCTGCTCCTGAACGACGGCGACGGCGCCTTCCGGGAAGTCACCGAAACCGCCGGCACCAACCCCTTCGGCTGGTATTGGGGCTCGGCCTTCCTGGACTACGACAACGACGGCCTCCAAGACATCTACGCCAACAA
- a CDS encoding hydroxymethylglutaryl-CoA reductase — protein sequence MTSASPMDPDDEILLKPRRARLVPRYEGQGYERPQVDERRRWVEERTGARLEHVGRFSVDAPAMRGNVENPIGAAQTPLGVAGPLKVHGEHAQGVFYVPLATNEGALVRSYERGMVALTRSGGAQARIHLDSNRVSPIFHFSDIAAAHDFARALPGHLDEIRAAAEATTHHGRLLDVTCLPAGRKVIVDFVYSTGDAHGMNMIVKATDAACRVILQRVGGERYLVFSGYSAEKRPAGSLLRGGKGKKVVAGARLPRRVVRTVLGTTAEDMASLWRDTVAGHFTSGSLGYCGHYANGLTALFIACGQDVANVGNSCVGLTQLEATTEGDLEASVTLASLTLGTVGGGTGAGTGRECLEVLRCAGTGGARKLAEITAATLLAGDLSMAAAIASGEFVGAHEHYGRNRPEESPEGS from the coding sequence GTGACCTCCGCCTCTCCAATGGACCCTGACGACGAAATCCTTCTGAAGCCCCGGCGGGCTCGCCTCGTTCCCCGCTACGAAGGCCAGGGCTACGAGCGGCCGCAGGTCGACGAACGTCGGCGGTGGGTGGAGGAACGGACCGGGGCGCGGCTGGAGCACGTCGGCCGGTTTTCCGTCGATGCCCCGGCGATGCGGGGCAATGTCGAGAATCCCATCGGGGCGGCCCAGACGCCCCTCGGGGTGGCGGGCCCGCTGAAAGTCCATGGCGAGCATGCCCAGGGGGTGTTTTATGTCCCCCTCGCCACCAACGAAGGCGCCTTGGTGCGCTCCTATGAGCGCGGCATGGTGGCGTTGACCCGCTCCGGCGGCGCCCAGGCGCGGATCCATCTGGACTCGAACCGAGTCTCCCCGATCTTCCACTTTTCGGACATCGCGGCGGCACACGATTTCGCCCGAGCGCTCCCGGGACACCTGGACGAGATCCGCGCCGCCGCCGAGGCGACGACCCACCACGGCCGGCTGCTCGACGTGACCTGCCTGCCGGCCGGCCGCAAGGTGATCGTGGACTTCGTCTATTCCACCGGCGACGCCCACGGCATGAACATGATCGTCAAGGCGACGGACGCCGCCTGCCGGGTGATCCTGCAGCGCGTCGGCGGCGAGCGCTACCTGGTGTTTTCCGGCTACAGCGCCGAGAAGCGGCCGGCCGGCTCCCTGCTGCGCGGCGGCAAGGGCAAGAAGGTGGTGGCCGGCGCCCGGCTTCCCCGACGAGTGGTGCGGACGGTCCTCGGCACCACCGCAGAGGACATGGCCTCGCTGTGGCGGGACACCGTCGCCGGCCACTTCACCAGCGGCTCCCTGGGCTACTGCGGGCACTACGCCAACGGTTTGACCGCCCTATTCATCGCCTGCGGTCAGGACGTCGCCAATGTCGGCAACTCCTGCGTCGGCCTCACCCAGCTCGAAGCCACCACCGAGGGCGATCTCGAAGCGAGCGTCACCCTCGCTTCCCTCACCCTCGGCACCGTCGGCGGCGGCACCGGCGCGGGCACCGGGCGGGAATGCCTGGAGGTGCTCCGTTGCGCCGGTACCGGCGGCGCCCGCAAACTGGCCGAGATCACTGCCGCCACCCTGCTGGCGGGCGATCTTTCGATGGCCGCCGCCATCGCCAGCGGCGAGTTCGTCGGAGCCCACGAGCACTATGGCCGCAACCGCCCGGAGGAAAGCCCGGAAGGCTCATGA
- a CDS encoding HepT-like ribonuclease domain-containing protein, with the protein MLEAASDAQSFLGELSLDELARDKKLAYAVQHAIAILGEASNRVSAETQARLTGTEWRKIKGIRNHFVHEYGKVQLDTIWEVVTRDLPVLESALRDFLQSLDSP; encoded by the coding sequence ATGCTCGAAGCGGCTAGCGACGCTCAAAGTTTCTTGGGCGAGCTTTCTTTGGACGAACTGGCCCGCGACAAGAAGCTGGCGTATGCGGTCCAGCATGCGATCGCGATTCTCGGCGAAGCGTCCAATCGAGTATCTGCCGAAACTCAAGCTCGCCTAACCGGAACCGAATGGCGAAAAATCAAAGGGATTCGGAACCACTTCGTCCACGAATACGGCAAGGTCCAGCTAGACACCATCTGGGAGGTCGTCACGAGAGATTTGCCGGTGCTGGAGTCTGCGCTTCGCGACTTCCTACAAAGCCTGGATTCTCCCTAG